Within the Enterobacter roggenkampii genome, the region ATCCCGACCTTCGTGCTGACGCCGCTGACCTATCTCGGCGGGGTGTTCTACTCCCTGACGCTGCTGCCGCCGTTCTGGCAGGCGCTGTCGCACCTGAACCCGATCGTCTACATGATCAGCGGTTTCCGCTTTGGCTTCCTCGGCATCACCGATGTGCCGCTGTTTACCACGGTGGCGGTGCTGGTGGTGTTCATCATCGTCTTCTACCTGCTGTGCTGGTATCTGATCCAGCGCGGACGCGGTCTGCGCAGCTAGCCCTCAGCCCGGCGACATTCTGTCTGCCGGGCACTTTCTTTGACAGTTATCACCGAAAACTAACCTTCACTCCGCTAAACTACTTGCCTGCTAAGGAGAGAGTTATGCTGGGATGGGTTATCACCTGCCACGATGAACGGGCGCAGGACATGCTGCTGAAGCTGGAAGCCAGGTTTGGTCCGCTGCCACAGTGTCGCGCGGTTAACTACTGGCGCGGCTTGAGTACCAACATGCTTGGCCGGATGATGTGCGATGCCCTTCATGAAACCGACACCGGAGATGGCGTGATTTTCCTTACCGATAAATCCGGCGCGGCGCCGTACCGTGCTGCGGCCCTGATGAGCCATAAGCACGACTGCTGCGAGGTGATCTCCGGTATTAGCTTTCCACTGCTTGAAATGATGTATCCCCATCGCGAGACCTTAACCAGCGCAGCGTTCCGTAACGCTATCGTTTCGCTGGGTACCCCGGGCGTCAGCAGCTTGTGGCATCAACAGCAAAAAAATCCTCCCTTTGTCCTGCTGCATGACCTGTATAAGAATTAAACATTGGTATTGATGTCGCTTTTGCTACAATGGCGTAAGTATTTCCGCTTCGAATAAGACCCTCATGTTCACGCGTATTGTTTTCCTGCTATTGATGTTCGTGTCCGGCACTGTTTCTGCCAGTTTATTAAGTCAGCAAAGACTGCCTGCTCAATATATGCAAACCACCGAAGATGCGGCGATTTGGGCGCAGATCGGCAACAGCGTCATTAACGTTGGCAACGTGCGGGCAGGGCAGATCCTCGCGGTGGTGCCTGCGGCGGCGGACTACTATGAATTTCGCTTCGGATTTGGCACGGGCTTTATCGACAAGGGGCATCTGGAGCCGGTTCAGGGCAAACAGCGCGTTGAGGATGGCCTGGGGGATTTGAATAAACCGCTGAGCAATCAAAACCTGATAACGTGGAAAGACACGCCCGTTTATAACGCCCCGAACAACGGCAGCGCACCCTTCGGCACCTTAAGCGCCAATCTTCGCTATCCGATCCTGAACAAACTTAAAGACCGTTTAAACCAGACCTGGTTTCAGATCCGCATCGGTAATCGTCTGGCGTGGATCAGCAGCCTGGATGCGCAGGAAGATAACGGCCTTCCTGTTCTGACCTACCATCATATTTTGCGTGATGAAGAAGACACGCGCTTTCGACATACGTCCACGACGACCAGCGTACGTGCGTTCAATAACCAGATGGCATGGCTTCGCGATCAGGGCTATACCACCCTGACGATGTACCAGCTGGAAGGATACGTGCGTAACAAAATGAACCTGCCTGCGAAATCGGTGGTGATAACCTTTGACGATGGCCTGAAATCTGTCAGCCGCTATGCTTATCCTGTGCTGAAAGAGTACGGCTTCAAGGCTACCGCGTTTATTATCTCTTCCCGCATAAAAGGCCATCCGCAGAAGTGGGATCCTAAATCCCTGCAGTTTATGAGCGTGCAGGAGATTAAGGGGATTCAGGATGTGTTCGATATTCAGTCTCATACCCACTTCCTGCACCGCGTGGATGCCAATAAGCATCCGATTTTACTGAGCCGCAGCTATCACGTGATTTTGTTTGATTTTGAACGCTCGCGTCGCGCGCTGGCGCAGTTTAACCCGCGCGTGCTGTATGTCTCTTACCCCTTCGGCGGCTACGACAATAAAGCGATAAAGGCGGCGAATGATGCCGGTTTCCATCTGGCGGTGACGACGGTGAAAGGAAAGGTGAAGCCGGGGGATAATCCGTTCTTACTGAAACGCCTGTACATCTTAAGAACGGATTCGCTGGAGACGATGTCGCGGCTGATCAGCAATCAGCCGCAGGGGTAGTGCGCTTATGCAACCTGAACCGGAATCGCCTTTGCGGTGCGCTTCATTTCATTCTCGCCTTCGAAGTAGGCCACTTTAGGCTGCCAGCGGCGCGCTTCTTCGTCAGACATCATCACGAAGCTGGCGATGATCACGATATCGCCCACGTCCGCGCAGTGCGCCGCAGCGCCGTTAACGGAGATGATTTTGGACCCGCGCTCGGCGGCGATCGCGTAGGTGGAGAAGC harbors:
- a CDS encoding PTS sugar transporter subunit IIA, which encodes MLGWVITCHDERAQDMLLKLEARFGPLPQCRAVNYWRGLSTNMLGRMMCDALHETDTGDGVIFLTDKSGAAPYRAAALMSHKHDCCEVISGISFPLLEMMYPHRETLTSAAFRNAIVSLGTPGVSSLWHQQQKNPPFVLLHDLYKN
- the panD gene encoding aspartate 1-decarboxylase yields the protein MIRKMLQGKLHRVKVTQADLHYEGSCAIDQDFLDAAGILENEAIDIWNVNNGKRFSTYAIAAERGSKIISVNGAAAHCADVGDIVIIASFVMMSDEEARRWQPKVAYFEGENEMKRTAKAIPVQVA
- a CDS encoding polysaccharide deacetylase family protein; amino-acid sequence: MFTRIVFLLLMFVSGTVSASLLSQQRLPAQYMQTTEDAAIWAQIGNSVINVGNVRAGQILAVVPAAADYYEFRFGFGTGFIDKGHLEPVQGKQRVEDGLGDLNKPLSNQNLITWKDTPVYNAPNNGSAPFGTLSANLRYPILNKLKDRLNQTWFQIRIGNRLAWISSLDAQEDNGLPVLTYHHILRDEEDTRFRHTSTTTSVRAFNNQMAWLRDQGYTTLTMYQLEGYVRNKMNLPAKSVVITFDDGLKSVSRYAYPVLKEYGFKATAFIISSRIKGHPQKWDPKSLQFMSVQEIKGIQDVFDIQSHTHFLHRVDANKHPILLSRSYHVILFDFERSRRALAQFNPRVLYVSYPFGGYDNKAIKAANDAGFHLAVTTVKGKVKPGDNPFLLKRLYILRTDSLETMSRLISNQPQG